TAAGGCACTTAAATTTCCACTAGCAACCATTTTAAAATCATGACATACTGCGcgttctgtctgttacatgaTTTAAGCCTGACAGCAAAGGAAACCCTCACTGCTCATCATCAGCAATACAAACTTTtgtgtgaaaataaaagaaactttCTCTTTCGTAGTTTGGAGGCCACAAACAATCAGAGTACAGTTCAAAAGGGaaactgtaaaatgtaaatactgaTGATTTTGGCTACAATGATAAGCATAAAAATGAGTTCAGCACACAGTGTttgtacaacaaaaaaaaaaaatcacaatgatttagggatgcacgatattggatatTTTGCTCAGATCTGATACGCCGATATGTAACAACCAATACCgttatcaatatatccacttttctcCCACCTAAtttcagtgatcatcaagtctcttctgttgtgaaattaacatcatattatgcatgcatactctgatggggacatgaaatacaatacttttcaatgtatgtaatattcattcattgtgcaaaattagagaaagcatgttggccgatcctgatagttaattttaaagtcgatattggccgataccgatgacGTAgcaatattatcgtgcatccctgcAATGCATTAAAAGAatgcttcacccacaaaatgaccatttgtatatcaataacTCACCATGTGCTATTTTGAATTTGTGGCCTCCTATGACCTCAATTTATTAACAACGTTCACTGTCTTCATGAATTCTAGGTGACACAGTTATTTgagggtgaaatattcctttaaaaaactgcTGAGCACAAATGCAGCTTAAATTGGCTGAAATGCACATCTGACCAGAGCTGAGAAAGTTTACACCGTGCTTTTCGTACTTTAGTGTTAGGCAGTAAATTACATATTCTAAAAACCCTATTAGTCTGTGTTTCTCCCCTTtgaatatttaatttcattatatTACATGTTCTCACATATTTTGGCTCAAAAGCTATGagaatgcaaacacacactcgctCAAGTTTAGATTTACAACAGGTCTGATACCACAAAGTGTCTGAGGATCCGACCTCTTGCAGTGTTAAGAAGGTGTGATGTACAATCATTAATGTTCTTCACTAGTATTATCATACATCTTATTTCTCCCAAAGGTGTGTTTGTCAGATCTCTACGCCACCTCCTGAGTCACAGTCTCTGTTTCGGTCTCTGAGTGCTGCTCTAGCTGAGCGGTCAGGAAGGGGTTGAAGAAGAAGTCAAACCCGAACTGCAGAGCGCTCCGAGCCGCGCGCCTCCAGTCGTGTTCAATCTTGTACTGCCTGCGGCTGGGCAGGGGGGCATCACCGCACGACATGCAGTGAATGGCTTTCAGCTCAAACACGGGCCATTTGGAGCCTAAACGGCCCTCCAGTATGGTGCTGAACTCCACCAGGCTTCCTGTCTTTAAGTACAAAAGCACAGACTTGAACTCGTTACTGGCTCGCAGAACTATGTCCTTGGTGGCATCTTCGTCCTCTACGATCGTCCCGTTCTTGGTCTTCCTCTCCAGCGGCATGCCCATGGTGACTTCAAATTTGTATCGATCAAAACGTTTGATGTGACATTCGTGCTTGGCCAGTTTTTTAAGTTTACAGAGAGGATCCTCTGGAGGCGGAGCTGGGGCAGGCAGAGGCTGGGGCTCAGCTGTGACATTTGCCGCTTCCTCACACAAAGGATATGGCTCACCATACAGACACCGCATCCAGTTCCCCACAAACAAAGGCAGCAAGTTGATAACCGACTGTGGCCCGTTCTCAATGTCAGTCACACGGACGTATTTGAAGCGTCCAGTCCAGGTGACACGATGTCCTTCGAGATGAGAGCAGAGGATCTGAGTTTGGGCCATGTTGGCCTCTTTCCACGCTAGAGGCCCGCAGAGGCTGCTGTACTCAGGCCACGTCAGAGTGGAGTTATACACCTTCATACCTTCAGACCTGTACACGTACATCCAGCAGAAGAGCACCACTGCACTGAGCCACACCAGGATGAGCTTCACGATGCTGCTGTGTGACAGAGACCGAAAAACCGCGATGGGGTTGAGGCTGAAGCGAGTCCAAAGCCTCAACACCACTGGCACAAAACAAATTGTCAGTGTGACCACCATCTTGGTCACCTCCAGGGCGAGAAACCACTGCACTAACTGGATGATGAGCATTGCGGCCAGGCCCAGTGAGAGTATAGGAAGGgcaaacaggaagaggaagtagcCAACGGAAGTCCGGATGAGTCCTATTGCAGTGGCGTTATTAAGGAACACCAAGCTGAGCTCACACCAAGTAAAGCAAACCAGGTAGGGCACCAGGCACAGGTAGGTGCCCTTGAAGCCTTTCAGCTGGGCCATACGGAACAGCAGATAGACAAGGTGTCCGTACAGCAGACACGGCACCCCCAGGTTAAACAGCACTATGTCCCCTAGAGGCACAGTGATGAACGTCATCCCAAAGGCCCTGAGGAACCAAGGGAAGGAGTCTGGCAGGAGGTGAGTGAGGGAGCAGGCTCCAGAGAGGACTTCTGTGAGGAGGGCTTTACGAGCGAAGAGCTGAGCAGAGGCGTGAAGGCTCAGGAAGGCGGTGACGGTGAAGAAGAGAGCGATAGCAGCCAACTCTGAGCAGGGGATCCAGGATTTATCAGCAACAGGGAAAGAGAAAACCACAAAGATCACAGAGAGCAGGAAGTACCTGGaacagagaaagacaggacATGTTCATTTAGCTCCAGAAGCATTTTTAGTTCcataaaatgtgtcatcttgatttctttctcttaaatttactgtttattttgagAATAATACTTCACCTTTATACCATTTCATCTACTTAGTATGCTCTTACTATTTGTTGTTATCATGGGTCAGGTTAAAAAGGTAGACTTGCAGCTTGCTTCTTAAAGTTACATAGCATAACCTTTATAAAAATAAGTTTtagtcatatttgctgaaactgtcactgcgtcctgtcagtagtacatgagacagataatctgtgagaTGATCAtgttcctctttctcctccttgtGCTTCAAATGACACGGATATaccggtttcaaggtataccatgatataaaagttgacaaTTATCATACCGTGTACATTTTCTTGtctacaatataaaaaaaaaatgcaactggacaaCGATGTGTTTGCATGACTCCTCTTGAATTCGCGTGGTGGAGATACGGATGGAGAATGTAGCAGCGCAGCATGTGCTCGAGCAGTGAGTGatgctgtgttagagactcctggCTGCGATTGGCTGATTTCATTCAGTTGCAGTGAACTCTTGCAAACACCACTAGGAGCACTTATACCTGATTTTCCACCAAGTTAGATCTGGTTCTTAAACTGGTTACGTTAAGGACTCTTGGAATCTTTGTTCTATCTAGCGAACCACACTGTGTCTCCACCAGTTGTGAGCGGAACCATTTTAATGAAGGATGCGTCATTATTGGAGGACGTTGCATAATGcacaacagaagtaaacagTAGTAGCAAGATGGCAGATTGCTTTGATCACCTGCGAGCTGTTATCAGTTGCAGATCTTTGATTTAATCCAAAAAACAAGCACGGACCAACTACTAATGATAAGAAGGCATAGAATGCCATTTCATGCAAgactccatcctctctttccaatCTGTAGAATGGTTCGCACTTCAGGTCAAGAAAAATCTgccagtttttttgtttttcagctggGAGCAAACTTTTAGGGTTCCagaccaatttatttttggttgaaatgcCCAAAATTATTAAAACTTAGGTGGACAAACCAGATGAcgcacacagagatccattcatctttaaaggcccaaacatactcgggcggaacggaCTACGCAGAGGTATGCGCGGACTCAAAGCAGACgaccgcaagccctgtgcgcgcacaccggtgactgctcggcatgtatttttcacatcacggggatttttcatggacatctttacaggaaactacaacgcggaagtgcgctcgactatgaaagcccgaatgactgtggacattcctcgcagagtagtagtctctgcatgtttctcctgtgtGTAGAAGAGCATCgaactagctggtagcccatctcacactgctgtagcaatcctagacTGCCCTCATgtggttaggagctgaattgcaagtcaaataaaggggggaaaaTAAGACGGCAAATcgtaatagtcgcattaaaaaaatcaatttttcaaaaataaaacgactattcaaaattcgaaaatcgtgacccatccctagtaaggatatagtgacagtttgcGCAAGTATGACAAAAaggttgtttggtttttttttaacagaagttacctactgtagctttaactgcagtgacattaaaataataaaaaaaatctgcataatTGTATCTACAAGACGATGCTAGATGGAAATTTCGTCAAACTAGTAAAACctgaacaaaaccaaacttaacATTTGCAAACAAACCCGAGCAAACAATAAAATTCAAAGTAATGATTATCAAATTAATACTTTGTTCACATAGATTCATGTCAACAGAGATGTTCTTACAGGTAAGGCTCCAGGTGCGTCCATCCAAAGTTAGTCTCAGCCTGCTCCAGATCCAGACCGGGTTCAAAGTGAGTCAACAGGTCTGTCAGTGCCCGAAAGTTTTCCCATGCTTTTGAATTCTGTAGAAAAAGATGATAATTAACTTCTATTTACTTGTATCTTCTCAAGGAGAGACATCTATACTCTAGTacacaaataataatttaaagttttaatgaGAAACAACTCGACTAAGCTCTAtccaaaatgttaatttttgtATAGGAAAAGTTACTAACCTGAAACACCCGCAGCGTGCAGATGACCATGGAGAAAAATgagaggtagaaaaccagcagagggatgaggaagatgaagaaCTCGATCGTGAGGTtggagatgatgaagaagaagatgagtGCGTTGACGTGGTGCGTGGGGATCAGTGCGCTGAGCCACTGCATGCCGGCCCGTGACGCCCAGTCGATAAGGTGCTCTTTGATCTCAAGTAAGGCGTACAGAGGGAACTTGAGCAGCTGGGGGAACGACACACAGGAGTCGGGTCAGAACATCGACAAGGTCCCAAAATCTGATTTCTACTTCTACATACAAGCATACGTAGAAATAACATCAACACTGTTTCTTCTTCACGTTCTGTTGCTAACATTGGTTCATATTTTGAATGTCTGAGAGCTTCCTACCTTTTGGTGTAAAGGCAATTCGTCTGGATTTTTCACCACTACATCATCTTCGTCGTCGTCGTCATCACCTCCTGCCGCAGCCATGACTGGTGAAGGTGCAACACCCTGAGCGTACTTCTTAGTCATCTCAACAAAGTCGTCGAGACCCACTTGGCACCTGGCTACAAAGATGTAGAGAAGACACAGGAgttgaataaatacaaataatgcATTTACTCCTTTGACTTATTTTAGGCAAGAGGAATACATTACAAATTGCACATAGAAGATTGTATTAGTTAACACTTTTTTTACAAGTCAGGTCCATATTTATAACCACACCTACCCTCATTGGTGACCATAGTCTCCAGGACTCTCCTCTGTTTCTTGGCAGAGCTGTTTAATGGACCTCGGGACACTGGTTTACCTGCAAATGAAGGAGAGACAATACAAGAACATGCAATTCATCTGTACTTTTTAGATTCTTCAAAGCAATCCGCAGCATGTTGAGTATACAGCTATATAATCATACATTACTTTTACCGAGCaacataaaaatgtacagtgtcagtgtgtttaaATACAATACAGCCCTCTCGTACCCGGCTCTGTGTGGACATGTTCAACGTTCTCCAGCATCTCGGAGACAGCCACCGACTTCTTCCTCTGCGGGTTCAACTTCCAGTACATCAGAAGAGCTGCTTTCCTGACTCCTCTCTCAAAGCGCGTCTCTGTACACAGCTTCTTCACCTCCTCAAAGTTCTCCAGGGTGATCCCTGaaacacgcacacgcacactgATGATGGACAGGTATTCTCAGCATCACTTGGAGTGAAGTCTAAACCAGTAATGCTACTTCGCTGTGGGATATACTGGTACCTTTCCTGGAGGCTAAgcactgctgcagtgttttgacAGCATCCCTGCGGCCTTGTTTAGCAGCCTGGATGAGCCAAGTGACCGCTGTGCAATTGTTCAGCTCCTCGTCTCTTTCTTCTGCCAGTGCCAGGAAGTAACGCCCCATCTGGACATACATTCAGAGACTCTTAGACTTGCGTGGCAAGCATTACCGTGACTTAGTCAACTCACGACCTGTCCTTCCCATCAATATGTCCCTCTAAAATAACGCTTGTCCTTACTTGTC
This region of Epinephelus fuscoguttatus linkage group LG9, E.fuscoguttatus.final_Chr_v1 genomic DNA includes:
- the wfs1b gene encoding wolframin isoform X3, which translates into the protein MEPSMTGSSAAPKPSPSPPSTLRPGLSSSILSSTTTAPTTDRPKPKLTMPTPPTTPSSSPSTASQRTSPGLSSRSSSLSTPPSSPLRQPIRSPSQVGRSQLNAASTETPLTGSIAAGAAAISPQPPPTPEPEEPEEEVSLEDLEERAKSGDAKAQTKMGRYFLALAEERDEELNNCTAVTWLIQAAKQGRRDAVKTLQQCLASRKGITLENFEEVKKLCTETRFERGVRKAALLMYWKLNPQRKKSVAVSEMLENVEHVHTEPGKPVSRGPLNSSAKKQRRVLETMVTNEARCQVGLDDFVEMTKKYAQGVAPSPVMAAAGGDDDDDEDDVVVKNPDELPLHQKLLKFPLYALLEIKEHLIDWASRAGMQWLSALIPTHHVNALIFFFIISNLTIEFFIFLIPLLVFYLSFFSMVICTLRVFQNSKAWENFRALTDLLTHFEPGLDLEQAETNFGWTHLEPYLYFLLSVIFVVFSFPVADKSWIPCSELAAIALFFTVTAFLSLHASAQLFARKALLTEVLSGACSLTHLLPDSFPWFLRAFGMTFITVPLGDIVLFNLGVPCLLYGHLVYLLFRMAQLKGFKGTYLCLVPYLVCFTWCELSLVFLNNATAIGLIRTSVGYFLFLFALPILSLGLAAMLIIQLVQWFLALEVTKMVVTLTICFVPVVLRLWTRFSLNPIAVFRSLSHSSIVKLILVWLSAVVLFCWMYVYRSEGMKVYNSTLTWPEYSSLCGPLAWKEANMAQTQILCSHLEGHRVTWTGRFKYVRVTDIENGPQSVINLLPLFVGNWMRCLYGEPYPLCEEAANVTAEPQPLPAPAPPPEDPLCKLKKLAKHECHIKRFDRYKFEVTMGMPLERKTKNGTIVEDEDATKDIVLRASNEFKSVLLYLKTGSLVEFSTILEGRLGSKWPVFELKAIHCMSCGDAPLPSRRQYKIEHDWRRAARSALQFGFDFFFNPFLTAQLEQHSETETETVTQEVA
- the wfs1b gene encoding wolframin isoform X2, which encodes MCICKDNLYTMEPSMTGSSAAPKPSPSPPSTLRPGLSSSILSSTTTAPTTDRPKPKLTMPTPPTTPSSSPSTASQRTSPGLSSRSSSLSTPPSSPLRQPIRSPSQVGRSQLNAASTETPLTGSIAAGAAAISPQPPPTPEPEPEEEVSLEDLEERAKSGDAKAQTKMGRYFLALAEERDEELNNCTAVTWLIQAAKQGRRDAVKTLQQCLASRKGITLENFEEVKKLCTETRFERGVRKAALLMYWKLNPQRKKSVAVSEMLENVEHVHTEPGKPVSRGPLNSSAKKQRRVLETMVTNEARCQVGLDDFVEMTKKYAQGVAPSPVMAAAGGDDDDDEDDVVVKNPDELPLHQKLLKFPLYALLEIKEHLIDWASRAGMQWLSALIPTHHVNALIFFFIISNLTIEFFIFLIPLLVFYLSFFSMVICTLRVFQNSKAWENFRALTDLLTHFEPGLDLEQAETNFGWTHLEPYLYFLLSVIFVVFSFPVADKSWIPCSELAAIALFFTVTAFLSLHASAQLFARKALLTEVLSGACSLTHLLPDSFPWFLRAFGMTFITVPLGDIVLFNLGVPCLLYGHLVYLLFRMAQLKGFKGTYLCLVPYLVCFTWCELSLVFLNNATAIGLIRTSVGYFLFLFALPILSLGLAAMLIIQLVQWFLALEVTKMVVTLTICFVPVVLRLWTRFSLNPIAVFRSLSHSSIVKLILVWLSAVVLFCWMYVYRSEGMKVYNSTLTWPEYSSLCGPLAWKEANMAQTQILCSHLEGHRVTWTGRFKYVRVTDIENGPQSVINLLPLFVGNWMRCLYGEPYPLCEEAANVTAEPQPLPAPAPPPEDPLCKLKKLAKHECHIKRFDRYKFEVTMGMPLERKTKNGTIVEDEDATKDIVLRASNEFKSVLLYLKTGSLVEFSTILEGRLGSKWPVFELKAIHCMSCGDAPLPSRRQYKIEHDWRRAARSALQFGFDFFFNPFLTAQLEQHSETETETVTQEVA
- the wfs1b gene encoding wolframin isoform X1, which encodes MCICKDNLYTMEPSMTGSSAAPKPSPSPPSTLRPGLSSSILSSTTTAPTTDRPKPKLTMPTPPTTPSSSPSTASQRTSPGLSSRSSSLSTPPSSPLRQPIRSPSQVGRSQLNAASTETPLTGSIAAGAAAISPQPPPTPEPEEPEEEVSLEDLEERAKSGDAKAQTKMGRYFLALAEERDEELNNCTAVTWLIQAAKQGRRDAVKTLQQCLASRKGITLENFEEVKKLCTETRFERGVRKAALLMYWKLNPQRKKSVAVSEMLENVEHVHTEPGKPVSRGPLNSSAKKQRRVLETMVTNEARCQVGLDDFVEMTKKYAQGVAPSPVMAAAGGDDDDDEDDVVVKNPDELPLHQKLLKFPLYALLEIKEHLIDWASRAGMQWLSALIPTHHVNALIFFFIISNLTIEFFIFLIPLLVFYLSFFSMVICTLRVFQNSKAWENFRALTDLLTHFEPGLDLEQAETNFGWTHLEPYLYFLLSVIFVVFSFPVADKSWIPCSELAAIALFFTVTAFLSLHASAQLFARKALLTEVLSGACSLTHLLPDSFPWFLRAFGMTFITVPLGDIVLFNLGVPCLLYGHLVYLLFRMAQLKGFKGTYLCLVPYLVCFTWCELSLVFLNNATAIGLIRTSVGYFLFLFALPILSLGLAAMLIIQLVQWFLALEVTKMVVTLTICFVPVVLRLWTRFSLNPIAVFRSLSHSSIVKLILVWLSAVVLFCWMYVYRSEGMKVYNSTLTWPEYSSLCGPLAWKEANMAQTQILCSHLEGHRVTWTGRFKYVRVTDIENGPQSVINLLPLFVGNWMRCLYGEPYPLCEEAANVTAEPQPLPAPAPPPEDPLCKLKKLAKHECHIKRFDRYKFEVTMGMPLERKTKNGTIVEDEDATKDIVLRASNEFKSVLLYLKTGSLVEFSTILEGRLGSKWPVFELKAIHCMSCGDAPLPSRRQYKIEHDWRRAARSALQFGFDFFFNPFLTAQLEQHSETETETVTQEVA